In the Acropora muricata isolate sample 2 chromosome 10, ASM3666990v1, whole genome shotgun sequence genome, one interval contains:
- the LOC136888073 gene encoding nuclear receptor subfamily 2 group F member 1-A-like has product MTACTDSTITELPKLKTEDKLDCAVCGDKSTGKHYGVSTCEGCKSFFKRTVRNSTSYTCRGNNNCTVDRDNRSRCPSCRFQKCLSTGMKKEAVQTTKLPAFPGFSFPYLNDLSGFYSPGLLPFTLFQPAMSNQGSIHQGMLPQSQGTSEVVYELAAHVLFSVVDWARKLPTFNNLVESDQITLLKMAWSDLYLLESARSPIHIYMPQLYATGNMQMRQLSMENILKRMEHARLFQDQLEKIRSLGMDLTEHFHIKCVVLFRTDGSPITQPQQIEVLQDTSQSSLEQYIRTQRSNQPTRFGKLLLMLSSLRKVEPTVIEQLFFAEVLRGASMGDVLKKMLTSNSSAPTVHGSLMA; this is encoded by the exons ATGACCGCGTGTACCGATTCCACAATCACAGAGCTGCCGAAACTGAAGACAGAGGACAAGCTGGACTGCGCAGTCTGCGGGGACAAATCTACTGGAAAACACTATGGAGTCAGCACATGCGAGGGTTGCAAGAGCTTCTTCAAACGAACCGTCAGAAATAGTACCTCCTACACTTGTCGAGGGAACAATAACTGTACCGTGGATAGAGACAACCGAAGTCGCTGTCCGTCCTGTCGTTTTCAGAAATGTCTCAGCACCGGAATGAAAAAAGAAG CTGTTCAAACAACAAAGCTACCGGCTTTCCCAGGCTTTTCGTTTCCTTACCTCAACGATTTGTCAGGATTTTACTCACCTGGTCTCCTGCCATTTACACTCTTTCAACCAGCCATGTCTAACCAAGGGAGCATTCACCAGGGGATGCTTCCTCAATCCCAGGGAACTTCTGAAGTAGTATACGAATTGGCTGCTCACGTGCTTTTCTCAGTTGTGGACTGGGCCCGAAAGCTCCCAACTTTCAACAACCTGGTGGAAAGCGATCAGATTACGCTGTTGAAAATGGCCTGGAGTGATTTGTATCTGTTAGAAAGTGCGCGCAGCCCCATCCACATTTACATGCCGCAGCTCTATGCCACAGGAAACATGCAAATGAGGCAGTTATCCATGGAGAATATTCTTAAGCGGATGGAGCATGCCCGACTATTTCAGGACCAGTTGGAGAAAATCCGATCCCTCGGGATGGATTTGACGGAGCATTTTCACATTAAATGCGTTGTCTTGTTTAGGACCG ATGGGTCCCCAATTACGCAGCCACAACAAATCGAGGTCCTACAAGACACTTCCCAGAGTTCTTTGGAGCAGTACATCAGAACACAGCGCTCCAATCAGCCAACGAGATTTGGGAAACTGCTGCTTATGCTGTCATCGTTAAGGAAAGTTGAACCAACTGTAATCGAGCAGTTGTTTTTCGCAGAAGTTTTGCGTGGCGCTTCAATGGGAGATGTTTTAAAGAAGATGCTAACAAGCAATTCTTCAGCACCTACTGTACACGGATCGTTAATGGCATAG